In Montipora capricornis isolate CH-2021 chromosome 4, ASM3666992v2, whole genome shotgun sequence, a single genomic region encodes these proteins:
- the LOC138046388 gene encoding octopamine receptor beta-1R-like, which translates to MWFAVLGSLFTIVTILGNSMVVYLVITKPRLHNTSNWFVVYLARGDLFVGLTYFPGICASRFVKEFPIDHTGIWFKVSYTFVYLSSANLCVLTADRYIAITMPLKYSIFMSLRRFSVMLILAWVLPLIFFTVPSLFTYNNGSESFTYSFEVVRIVMFQLIPCIIFVYVIARLSMIAKEISLTDRAIINQIKFNSQIQENTESKRQTERKSSSLKLIVFIISFFILCHIGINYKCFCIFFKLCVVSEALVNAVHLLFVLNSAFNPIVYAVMKKDFKRELKKYQRSDNFKKNGKQC; encoded by the coding sequence ATGTGGTTTGCAGTTCTTGGTTCGCTCTTTACCATAGTAACCATTCTTGGAAACTCCATGGTTGTGTACTTGGTCATCACGAAGCCTCGGCTACACAATACAAGCAACTGGTTTGTCGTGTATCTTGCACGGGGAGATTTGTTTGTTGGATTGACATATTTTCCAGGGATTTGCGCTTCAAGATTCGTTAAAGAGTTCCCCATTGACCACACAGGAATATGGTTCAAAGTCAGCTATACTTTCGTGTATTTGTCATCTGCAAACTTGTGCGTTCTGACTGCGGATAGATACATAGCAATAACGATGCCTCTAAAATACAGCATCTTCATGTCGCTGCGTCGATTTAGCGTCATGCTTATTCTTGCATGGGTCTTACCATTGATTTTCTTTACCGTACCTTCACTTTTTACTTACAACAACGGTAGCGAATCGTTTACTTATTCCTTTGAAGTTGTCAGGATTGTAATGTTCCAGCTTATTCCTTGTATCATATTTGTGTATGTCATCGCTCGTCTGTCCATGATAGCCAAGGAAATTTCACTTACAGATAGAGCCATTATCAACCAGATAAAATTTAATTCCCAAATTCAAGAAAACACAGAAAGCAAGAGGCAAACGGAAAGAAAATCGTCTTCGTTAAAACTGATCGTGttcattatttcgttttttattttgtgtCATATTGGAATTAATTACAAATGTTTTTGCATCTTTTTTAAGCTATGTGTCGTGTCGGAGGCCTTGGTAAATGCTGTTCACCTTCTTTTTGTCTTAAATTCGGCATTTAATCCGATAGTTTATGCTGTTATGAAAAAAGACTTTAaaagagaattgaagaagtaCCAAAGAAGTGACAACTTCAAAAAGAATggcaaacaatgttga